In Oreochromis aureus strain Israel breed Guangdong linkage group 20, ZZ_aureus, whole genome shotgun sequence, the following are encoded in one genomic region:
- the kdm5c gene encoding lysine-specific demethylase 5C isoform X1: MEGEEFVPPPECPVFEPSWEEFEDPLGYIAKIRPIAEKSGICKIRPPPDWQPPFSVELDSFHFTPRIQRLNELEAETRVKLNYLDRIARFWEIQGSSLKIPHIERRILDLFSLSKIVTDEGGFEMVCKERRWARIAQRLGYPPGKNIGSLLRSHYERIVYPYEMFQSGANLQHCKPKHYDGEDVDKEYKPHSIPLRQSVQPSKISSYGRRANRCQPDGPEDLAPHPLTTGSQLISAPEPTEEDIEKNPELKKLQIYGAGPKMMGLGLVARDKGIRKKDELPQTVTVKDNMPPPLSDTSVKSEPLDPQERQSDGSSSGPQLPPPSVTVKMALKKEEPAEENGKGHKEEEDDTPCTKMTMRLRRNLNNPQCVDSFVCRMCGRGDDDDKLMLCDGCDDNYHTYCLLPPLADPPKGNWRCPKCVAEECKKPTEAFGFEQATREYTLQSFGEMADTFKADYFNMPVHMVPTELVEREFWRLVSSIEEDVTVEYGADIHSKEFGSGFPVNNGKRKLTKEEEEYARCGWNLNVMPVLEQSLLCHINGDISGMKVPWLYVGMVFSAFCWHIEDHWSYSINYLHWGEPKTWYGVPSMAAERLEEVMKKLTPELFEFQPDLLHQLVTIMNPNILMAHGVPVVRTNQCAGEFVITFPRAYHSGFNQGYNFAEAVNFCTADWLPAGRSCIEHYRRLRRYCVFSHEELTCKMAASPEKLDLNLAAATHREMFIIVQEERKLRKGLMERGITEAEREAFELLPDDERQCDKCKTTCFLSALACSNCPEHLVCLYHTQDLCNCPTEKLYLRYRYTLDELLAMLHRLKVRSESFDSWANRVKEALEQEEGNKIEIDYLEMLKMEAAEKKFPDNELLRKLNTVLKDIAHCQEKSTELLSNSTASENRMTLDELKSLVETMQNLPCVINQLEGVKTVLRAMEDFQSRAQVLINDKDWRKDSPPPEQLQTLLEEGAKLPVLVPECNLLQGLKEQGHWLAKVRCTLGTEEGERQEVTLDVLRNLMEAGCNVPQSVSVETAMAELQELLTIAERWEEKAQICLEQRQKHPLSTLEAIVNEAQLIPVTLPNILALQGCLTRARAWVTDLEEIQNGEHYPCMDDLEGLVAIGRDLPVFMEELRQLELQVASAHSWRDKASKTFLKKSSQHSLLEVLCPCAKRRERRDQAEPLDDPLDDSDTNTLGLSAQDLRDPAAIVMAFKEGEHQEKDVLLRLQKVNMRKSGLSIAGCKEDKENGSWEDPMETDTCSLSKNSVKENGNRNHTPPQSVCVCSGQPRAPQLRCHLCKDWFHGGCVPFPSLLPSSGPPINPLCWWDWDSRFLCPQCQRSRRPRLETILALLVALQRLPVRLPEGEALQCLTERAITWQGRAKEALETPEVQQVLQRLQELKETLHHEPEKEKSVEKETEGSSVIVLSDSEGGEGDDGVIDLTEENSPKKNTKESNGTQGGCENGISKKSNVTGVGSLLPLLPLLKGRVVELSPDTRVRLEELQLEGDLLEVSLDQMHTIHRVLLAASDPPRETLHTLIQIELEEQRRAGRGRTKDSKRKRKSNRGGSGDGGQRSLDASETKKTCPFRHTPSPVQTHPEIL, translated from the exons ATGGAAGGGGAAGAATTTGTACCTCCTCCGGAGTGTCCAGTATTTGAGCCGTCATGGGAGGAGTTTGAGGATCCCCTAGGCTACATCGCCAAGATACGTCCAATTGCAGAGAAGTCTGGGATCTGTAAAATTCGACCTCCACCA GACTGGCAACCTCCATTTTCCGTGGAGCTGGATAGTTTTCACTTCACACCTCGTATTCAGAGGCTTAATGAATTGGAG GCGGAGACAAGAGTGAAGCTTAATTATTTGGATCGCATCGCCAGATTTTGGGAGATCCAGGGATCTTCTTTAAAAATTCCACATATTGAAAGGCGCATTCTTGATCTTTTCAGCCTGTCAAAG ATTGTGACGGATGAAGGAGGTTTTGAGATGGTCTGTAAGGAGCGGCGCTGGGCTCGTATTGCCCAGAGGCTTGGCTACCCTCCGGGCAAGAACATCGGTTCTCTGCTGCGGTCACACTATGAGAGGATTGTCTACCCCTATGAAATGTTCCAATCTGGTGCCAACCTGCAG CATTGTAAGCCGAAGCACTATGACGGGGAAGATGTGGACAAAGAGTACAAGCCTCACTCGATTCCCCTACGACAGTCAGTGCAGCCATCCAAAATCAGCAGTTACGGACGCAGAGCAAACCGCTGCCAGCCTGAT GGTCCAGAGGATCTGGCCCCCCATCCTCTCACCACTGGCTCTCAACTCATCTCTGCG CCTGAACCAACAGAGGAAGATATAGAGAAAAACCCAGAATTGAAGAAGTTACAGATTTATGGTGCAGGACCTAAGATGATGGGACTTGGACTGGTGGCAAGGGACAAGGGCATCAGAAAGAAAG aTGAGTTGCCCCAAACTGTTACTGTCAAGGACAACATGCCACCTCCTTTGAGTGACACCTCAGTCAAATCAGAGCCCCTGGACCCtcaagagagacagagtgatggGAGCTCATCAGGCCCACAGCTTCCTCCTCCTAGTGTTACAGTAAAGATGGCACTGAAGAAAGAAGAACCAGCAGAAGAGAATGGGAAAGGACAtaaagaggaggaagatgatACACCTTGCACCAAAATGACAATGCGCCTTAGACGCAATCTCAACAACCCTCAGTGT GTGGATTCTTTTGTGTGTCGGATGTGTGGTCGGGGAGACGATGACGATAAACTAATGCTATGTGACGGCTGTGATGACAACTACCACACTTACTGTCTACTACCCCCACTTGCCGATCCACCCAAGGGCAACTGGCGATGCCCTAAGTGTGTGGCAGAA gaGTGTAAAAAACCCACAGAAGCGTTTGGCTTTGAGCAAGCGACACGGGAGTACACACTGCAGAGTTTTGGAGAAATGGCAGACACTTTCAAAGCAGATTACTTTAACATGCCTGTCCAT ATGGTCCCCACTGAGCTCGTAGAGAGAGAATTCTGGCGATTAGTAAGTAGTATTGAGGAAGACGTGACTGTTGAATATGGAGCAGACATACACTCCAAAGAGTTTGGTAGTGGCTTCCCAGTGAACAATGGCAAGAGGAAGCtcacaaaggaagaggag GAATATGCCCGCTGTGGGTGGAACTTGAATGTGATGCCTGTGCTAGAGCAGTCACTCCTGTGCCATATTAATGGAGACATCTCTGGGATGAAGGTGCCATGGCTCTACGTGGGCATGGTGTTCTCGGCTTTCTGCTGGCACATTGAGGATCACTGGAGCTACTCCATCAACTACCTGCACTG GGGGGAACCCAAGACTTGGTATGGGGTTCCTTCTATGGCAGCTGAGCGACTTGAGGAAGTTATGAAGAAGCTAACACCAGAGCTGTTTGAGTTCCAGCCTGACCTCCTGCATCAGCTGGTCACCATCATGAACCCAAATATTCTCATGGCTCATGGTGTCCCG GTTGTCCGTACCAATCAGTGTGCTGGGGAGTTTGTCATTACCTTCCCCAGAGCCTACCATAGTGGCTTCAATCAGGGatataactttgcagaagctgTCAACTTCTGCACTGCAGATTGG CTGCCTGCTGGTCGTTCCTGTATTGAGCACTACAGACGTCTTAGGAGATATTGTGTATTCTCCCATGAGGAGCTCACCTGTAAAATGGCTGCTAGCCCAGAGAAGTTAGACCTTAATCTGGCTGCAGCTACACATCGGGAAATGTTTATCATTGTTCAGGAGGAGCGGAAGCTCCGAAAGGGTCTGATGGAAAGG GGCATTACCGAAGCAGAGCGTGAGGCTTTTGAGCTGCTGCCTGATGATGAGAGACAGTGTGATAAATGTAAGACCACATGCTTCCTTTCTGCCCTGGCCTGCTCAAACTGTCCCGAGCACCTGGTCTGTCTCTATCACACTCAGGATCTGTGCAACTGTCCCACTGAAAAACTCTACCTCAG GTACAGGTACACCCTGGATGAGTTATTAGCCATGTTACATCGATTAAAAGTTCGGTCAGAGTCCTTTGATTCTTGGGCCAACAGAGTAAAAGAGGCACTTGAGCAGGAAGAAGGAAACAAAATAG AAATTGACTACTTGGAGATGCTGAAGATGGAAGCAGCAGAGAAAAAGTTTCCTGACAATGAGCTCCTCAGAAAACTCAACACTGTTCTTAAAGATATAGCACACTGCCAAGAGAAAAGTACGGAGCTCCTCAGCAATTCAACAGCTAG TGAAAACAGgatgactctggacgagctgaaGTCCTTGGTTGAGACGATGCAAAACCTGCCCTGTGTAATAAACCAGTTGGAGGGGGTCAAG ACGGTTCTGCGGGCAATGGAGGATTTCCAAAGCAGAGCTCAAGTATTGATCAATGACAAAGATTGGAGGAAGGATTCGCCACCCCCTGAGCAGTTGCAAACCTTGTTGGAGGAAGGGGCCAAGCTGCCTGTTTTGGTTCCAGAGTGTAATTTACTCCAGGGGCTAAAGGAACAGGGCCATTGGTTGGCCAAGGTGAGGTGCACCCTTGGGACAGAAGAAGGTGAGAGGCAGGAAGTGACGCTGGATGTATTGAGGAACCTGATGGAAGCAGGCTGCAATGTGCCCCAAAGTGTGTCTGTGGAGACCGCCATGGCGGAGCTTCAGGAGCTACTCACGATTGCAGAACGTTGGGAAGAGAAGGCACAAATCTGCCTCGAACAAAG GCAAAAGCACCCTCTCTCCACCCTGGAGGCAATAGTAAATGAGGCCCAACTTATCCCAGTCACGTTGCCCAACATTTTGGCTCTACAGGGGTGCCTTACTCGAGCTCGGGCATGGGTAACAGACTTGGAGGAAATTcag AATGGGGAGCATTACCCATGTATGGATGATTTGGAGGGCCTGGTAGCTATTGGCAGAGACTTACCAGTCTTCATGGAAGAGCTGAGGCAGCTGGAACTGCAGGTGGCCAGCGCACATTCGTGGAGGGACAAGGCTAGCAAGACCTTCCTGAAGAAGAGCAGTCAGCACAGTCTACTAGAG GTATTATGTCCATGTgcaaaaaggagagagagacgAGATCAGGCAGAGCCGCTGGATGATCCTTTGGATGACTCTGATACCAACACTCTGGGACTCTCTGCTCAGGACTTGAGGGACCCTGCAGCTATT GTGATGGCTTTCAAAGAAGGGGAACACCAGGAAAAGGATGTGCTATTAAGGTTACAGAAGGTGAACATGCGTAAATCTGGACTTAGCATTGCAGGTTGTAAGGAGGACAAGGAGAATGGGAGTTGGGAGGATCCCATGGAGACGGACACATGCAGCCTCTCGAAGAACTCTGTAAAAGAGAACGGTAACAGAAACCACACCCCTCCCCAGTCAGTCTGCGTGTGCTCTGGGCAGCCTCGTGCGCCTCAGTTACGCTGCCATCTCTGTAAGGACTGGTTTCATGGTGGCTGTGTTCCTTTCCCCTCCCTGCTACCCTCTTCTGGACCACCAATAAACCCCCTTTGCTGGTGGGACTGGGACTCGCGCTTCTTGTGTCCTCAGTGCCAACGGTCACGGCGCCCGCGCCTGGAAACTATCCTGGCATTACTTGTAGCCCTGCAGAGGCTGCCCGTGCGTCTGCCTGAAGGTGAAGCACTGCAGTGTCTCACAGAGAGGGCCATCACTTGGCAGGGCCGAGCTAAGGAAGCACTGGAGACACCTGAGGTGCAGCAGGTACTTCAGAGGCTGCAAGAACTCAAAGAAACTCTTCATCATGAACCAGAAAAGGAGAAGAGCGTGGAGAAGGAGACAGAAGGGAGTTCGGTTATTGTTTTATCCGACTCAGAGGGAGGGGAAGGAGACGACGGTGTCATTGATTTAACCGAGGAGAATTCGcctaaaaagaacacaaaggaaAGCAATGGCACACAG GGTGGATGTGAAAATGGCATCAGCAAGAAGTCAAATGTTACAG GTGTAGGGTCTCTGTTGCCCCTGCTGCCCTTGCTAAAAGGTCGGGTAGTGGAACTTTCCCCTGACACCAGGGTCCGGCTGGAGGAGCTGCAGCTAGAAGGagatctgctggaggtttcccTAGATCAGATGCATACCATCCACAGAGTCCTGCTAGCTGCCTCTGATCCACCCAGAGAAACActacacacactcatacag
- the kdm5c gene encoding lysine-specific demethylase 5C isoform X2 → MEGEEFVPPPECPVFEPSWEEFEDPLGYIAKIRPIAEKSGICKIRPPPDWQPPFSVELDSFHFTPRIQRLNELEAETRVKLNYLDRIARFWEIQGSSLKIPHIERRILDLFSLSKIVTDEGGFEMVCKERRWARIAQRLGYPPGKNIGSLLRSHYERIVYPYEMFQSGANLQHCKPKHYDGEDVDKEYKPHSIPLRQSVQPSKISSYGRRANRCQPDPEPTEEDIEKNPELKKLQIYGAGPKMMGLGLVARDKGIRKKDELPQTVTVKDNMPPPLSDTSVKSEPLDPQERQSDGSSSGPQLPPPSVTVKMALKKEEPAEENGKGHKEEEDDTPCTKMTMRLRRNLNNPQCVDSFVCRMCGRGDDDDKLMLCDGCDDNYHTYCLLPPLADPPKGNWRCPKCVAEECKKPTEAFGFEQATREYTLQSFGEMADTFKADYFNMPVHMVPTELVEREFWRLVSSIEEDVTVEYGADIHSKEFGSGFPVNNGKRKLTKEEEEYARCGWNLNVMPVLEQSLLCHINGDISGMKVPWLYVGMVFSAFCWHIEDHWSYSINYLHWGEPKTWYGVPSMAAERLEEVMKKLTPELFEFQPDLLHQLVTIMNPNILMAHGVPVVRTNQCAGEFVITFPRAYHSGFNQGYNFAEAVNFCTADWLPAGRSCIEHYRRLRRYCVFSHEELTCKMAASPEKLDLNLAAATHREMFIIVQEERKLRKGLMERGITEAEREAFELLPDDERQCDKCKTTCFLSALACSNCPEHLVCLYHTQDLCNCPTEKLYLRYRYTLDELLAMLHRLKVRSESFDSWANRVKEALEQEEGNKIEIDYLEMLKMEAAEKKFPDNELLRKLNTVLKDIAHCQEKSTELLSNSTASENRMTLDELKSLVETMQNLPCVINQLEGVKTVLRAMEDFQSRAQVLINDKDWRKDSPPPEQLQTLLEEGAKLPVLVPECNLLQGLKEQGHWLAKVRCTLGTEEGERQEVTLDVLRNLMEAGCNVPQSVSVETAMAELQELLTIAERWEEKAQICLEQRQKHPLSTLEAIVNEAQLIPVTLPNILALQGCLTRARAWVTDLEEIQNGEHYPCMDDLEGLVAIGRDLPVFMEELRQLELQVASAHSWRDKASKTFLKKSSQHSLLEVLCPCAKRRERRDQAEPLDDPLDDSDTNTLGLSAQDLRDPAAIVMAFKEGEHQEKDVLLRLQKVNMRKSGLSIAGCKEDKENGSWEDPMETDTCSLSKNSVKENGNRNHTPPQSVCVCSGQPRAPQLRCHLCKDWFHGGCVPFPSLLPSSGPPINPLCWWDWDSRFLCPQCQRSRRPRLETILALLVALQRLPVRLPEGEALQCLTERAITWQGRAKEALETPEVQQVLQRLQELKETLHHEPEKEKSVEKETEGSSVIVLSDSEGGEGDDGVIDLTEENSPKKNTKESNGTQGGCENGISKKSNVTGVGSLLPLLPLLKGRVVELSPDTRVRLEELQLEGDLLEVSLDQMHTIHRVLLAASDPPRETLHTLIQIELEEQRRAGRGRTKDSKRKRKSNRGGSGDGGQRSLDASETKKTCPFRHTPSPVQTHPEIL, encoded by the exons ATGGAAGGGGAAGAATTTGTACCTCCTCCGGAGTGTCCAGTATTTGAGCCGTCATGGGAGGAGTTTGAGGATCCCCTAGGCTACATCGCCAAGATACGTCCAATTGCAGAGAAGTCTGGGATCTGTAAAATTCGACCTCCACCA GACTGGCAACCTCCATTTTCCGTGGAGCTGGATAGTTTTCACTTCACACCTCGTATTCAGAGGCTTAATGAATTGGAG GCGGAGACAAGAGTGAAGCTTAATTATTTGGATCGCATCGCCAGATTTTGGGAGATCCAGGGATCTTCTTTAAAAATTCCACATATTGAAAGGCGCATTCTTGATCTTTTCAGCCTGTCAAAG ATTGTGACGGATGAAGGAGGTTTTGAGATGGTCTGTAAGGAGCGGCGCTGGGCTCGTATTGCCCAGAGGCTTGGCTACCCTCCGGGCAAGAACATCGGTTCTCTGCTGCGGTCACACTATGAGAGGATTGTCTACCCCTATGAAATGTTCCAATCTGGTGCCAACCTGCAG CATTGTAAGCCGAAGCACTATGACGGGGAAGATGTGGACAAAGAGTACAAGCCTCACTCGATTCCCCTACGACAGTCAGTGCAGCCATCCAAAATCAGCAGTTACGGACGCAGAGCAAACCGCTGCCAGCCTGAT CCTGAACCAACAGAGGAAGATATAGAGAAAAACCCAGAATTGAAGAAGTTACAGATTTATGGTGCAGGACCTAAGATGATGGGACTTGGACTGGTGGCAAGGGACAAGGGCATCAGAAAGAAAG aTGAGTTGCCCCAAACTGTTACTGTCAAGGACAACATGCCACCTCCTTTGAGTGACACCTCAGTCAAATCAGAGCCCCTGGACCCtcaagagagacagagtgatggGAGCTCATCAGGCCCACAGCTTCCTCCTCCTAGTGTTACAGTAAAGATGGCACTGAAGAAAGAAGAACCAGCAGAAGAGAATGGGAAAGGACAtaaagaggaggaagatgatACACCTTGCACCAAAATGACAATGCGCCTTAGACGCAATCTCAACAACCCTCAGTGT GTGGATTCTTTTGTGTGTCGGATGTGTGGTCGGGGAGACGATGACGATAAACTAATGCTATGTGACGGCTGTGATGACAACTACCACACTTACTGTCTACTACCCCCACTTGCCGATCCACCCAAGGGCAACTGGCGATGCCCTAAGTGTGTGGCAGAA gaGTGTAAAAAACCCACAGAAGCGTTTGGCTTTGAGCAAGCGACACGGGAGTACACACTGCAGAGTTTTGGAGAAATGGCAGACACTTTCAAAGCAGATTACTTTAACATGCCTGTCCAT ATGGTCCCCACTGAGCTCGTAGAGAGAGAATTCTGGCGATTAGTAAGTAGTATTGAGGAAGACGTGACTGTTGAATATGGAGCAGACATACACTCCAAAGAGTTTGGTAGTGGCTTCCCAGTGAACAATGGCAAGAGGAAGCtcacaaaggaagaggag GAATATGCCCGCTGTGGGTGGAACTTGAATGTGATGCCTGTGCTAGAGCAGTCACTCCTGTGCCATATTAATGGAGACATCTCTGGGATGAAGGTGCCATGGCTCTACGTGGGCATGGTGTTCTCGGCTTTCTGCTGGCACATTGAGGATCACTGGAGCTACTCCATCAACTACCTGCACTG GGGGGAACCCAAGACTTGGTATGGGGTTCCTTCTATGGCAGCTGAGCGACTTGAGGAAGTTATGAAGAAGCTAACACCAGAGCTGTTTGAGTTCCAGCCTGACCTCCTGCATCAGCTGGTCACCATCATGAACCCAAATATTCTCATGGCTCATGGTGTCCCG GTTGTCCGTACCAATCAGTGTGCTGGGGAGTTTGTCATTACCTTCCCCAGAGCCTACCATAGTGGCTTCAATCAGGGatataactttgcagaagctgTCAACTTCTGCACTGCAGATTGG CTGCCTGCTGGTCGTTCCTGTATTGAGCACTACAGACGTCTTAGGAGATATTGTGTATTCTCCCATGAGGAGCTCACCTGTAAAATGGCTGCTAGCCCAGAGAAGTTAGACCTTAATCTGGCTGCAGCTACACATCGGGAAATGTTTATCATTGTTCAGGAGGAGCGGAAGCTCCGAAAGGGTCTGATGGAAAGG GGCATTACCGAAGCAGAGCGTGAGGCTTTTGAGCTGCTGCCTGATGATGAGAGACAGTGTGATAAATGTAAGACCACATGCTTCCTTTCTGCCCTGGCCTGCTCAAACTGTCCCGAGCACCTGGTCTGTCTCTATCACACTCAGGATCTGTGCAACTGTCCCACTGAAAAACTCTACCTCAG GTACAGGTACACCCTGGATGAGTTATTAGCCATGTTACATCGATTAAAAGTTCGGTCAGAGTCCTTTGATTCTTGGGCCAACAGAGTAAAAGAGGCACTTGAGCAGGAAGAAGGAAACAAAATAG AAATTGACTACTTGGAGATGCTGAAGATGGAAGCAGCAGAGAAAAAGTTTCCTGACAATGAGCTCCTCAGAAAACTCAACACTGTTCTTAAAGATATAGCACACTGCCAAGAGAAAAGTACGGAGCTCCTCAGCAATTCAACAGCTAG TGAAAACAGgatgactctggacgagctgaaGTCCTTGGTTGAGACGATGCAAAACCTGCCCTGTGTAATAAACCAGTTGGAGGGGGTCAAG ACGGTTCTGCGGGCAATGGAGGATTTCCAAAGCAGAGCTCAAGTATTGATCAATGACAAAGATTGGAGGAAGGATTCGCCACCCCCTGAGCAGTTGCAAACCTTGTTGGAGGAAGGGGCCAAGCTGCCTGTTTTGGTTCCAGAGTGTAATTTACTCCAGGGGCTAAAGGAACAGGGCCATTGGTTGGCCAAGGTGAGGTGCACCCTTGGGACAGAAGAAGGTGAGAGGCAGGAAGTGACGCTGGATGTATTGAGGAACCTGATGGAAGCAGGCTGCAATGTGCCCCAAAGTGTGTCTGTGGAGACCGCCATGGCGGAGCTTCAGGAGCTACTCACGATTGCAGAACGTTGGGAAGAGAAGGCACAAATCTGCCTCGAACAAAG GCAAAAGCACCCTCTCTCCACCCTGGAGGCAATAGTAAATGAGGCCCAACTTATCCCAGTCACGTTGCCCAACATTTTGGCTCTACAGGGGTGCCTTACTCGAGCTCGGGCATGGGTAACAGACTTGGAGGAAATTcag AATGGGGAGCATTACCCATGTATGGATGATTTGGAGGGCCTGGTAGCTATTGGCAGAGACTTACCAGTCTTCATGGAAGAGCTGAGGCAGCTGGAACTGCAGGTGGCCAGCGCACATTCGTGGAGGGACAAGGCTAGCAAGACCTTCCTGAAGAAGAGCAGTCAGCACAGTCTACTAGAG GTATTATGTCCATGTgcaaaaaggagagagagacgAGATCAGGCAGAGCCGCTGGATGATCCTTTGGATGACTCTGATACCAACACTCTGGGACTCTCTGCTCAGGACTTGAGGGACCCTGCAGCTATT GTGATGGCTTTCAAAGAAGGGGAACACCAGGAAAAGGATGTGCTATTAAGGTTACAGAAGGTGAACATGCGTAAATCTGGACTTAGCATTGCAGGTTGTAAGGAGGACAAGGAGAATGGGAGTTGGGAGGATCCCATGGAGACGGACACATGCAGCCTCTCGAAGAACTCTGTAAAAGAGAACGGTAACAGAAACCACACCCCTCCCCAGTCAGTCTGCGTGTGCTCTGGGCAGCCTCGTGCGCCTCAGTTACGCTGCCATCTCTGTAAGGACTGGTTTCATGGTGGCTGTGTTCCTTTCCCCTCCCTGCTACCCTCTTCTGGACCACCAATAAACCCCCTTTGCTGGTGGGACTGGGACTCGCGCTTCTTGTGTCCTCAGTGCCAACGGTCACGGCGCCCGCGCCTGGAAACTATCCTGGCATTACTTGTAGCCCTGCAGAGGCTGCCCGTGCGTCTGCCTGAAGGTGAAGCACTGCAGTGTCTCACAGAGAGGGCCATCACTTGGCAGGGCCGAGCTAAGGAAGCACTGGAGACACCTGAGGTGCAGCAGGTACTTCAGAGGCTGCAAGAACTCAAAGAAACTCTTCATCATGAACCAGAAAAGGAGAAGAGCGTGGAGAAGGAGACAGAAGGGAGTTCGGTTATTGTTTTATCCGACTCAGAGGGAGGGGAAGGAGACGACGGTGTCATTGATTTAACCGAGGAGAATTCGcctaaaaagaacacaaaggaaAGCAATGGCACACAG GGTGGATGTGAAAATGGCATCAGCAAGAAGTCAAATGTTACAG GTGTAGGGTCTCTGTTGCCCCTGCTGCCCTTGCTAAAAGGTCGGGTAGTGGAACTTTCCCCTGACACCAGGGTCCGGCTGGAGGAGCTGCAGCTAGAAGGagatctgctggaggtttcccTAGATCAGATGCATACCATCCACAGAGTCCTGCTAGCTGCCTCTGATCCACCCAGAGAAACActacacacactcatacag